AGGGCATTTCAGAAAGCAATCAGGCTGCCATCTTCCGGCGCTTCTATCGTGAGGAAGAAGTACACGATCAACAGGGTGTGGGAATAGGTTTGTATTTGGCTCGTGAGATTGTAACAAGGCAAGGGGGCTATATCAAGGTTGTTTCAGAGCTGAGGCAAGGCTCAGAATTTTCTATTATGCTTCCTGTAAGGTAAGATATAACCACTTTTTTTGAAATGTCCGAGCGTTGTAACATTTCACTCTGATTTTCGATAAAAATTTTTTCTATCTCGGACATTTGTGTAACATTTGTGGTTTACAATGGCTTTATCAACAGATAGAAAGCCTTGAAAGGAGCATTTGAATATGAGCATTTTACAAACAATCGACTTAAAGAAGTATTACGGCACAGAACCAAATATTACTCGTGCCCTTAATGGTGTAAATTTTACTGTGGAACAGGGAGAATTTGTTGCCGTAGTTGGAACTTCCGGCAGCGGTAAGTCTACATTGCTTCACATGATGGGAGGACTTGATACCCCCACTTCCGGCAGCGTGATTGTACGGGGAGAAGAACTCGCAAAAAAGAATGATGATGAATTGACAATTTTCCGCCGTCGTAACATCGGATTTATCTTCCAAAATTATAATCTGGTTCCGATTTTGAATGTATATGAAAATATCGTCCTGCCTGTGGAACTGGATGGCGATACAGTAGACCAGAAATTTATGGACGAAGTTGTGTATATGTTGGCTTTAGAAGATAAACTGGAAAATATGCCGAACAATCTTTCAGGCGGTCAACAGCAACGTGTAGCGATTGCACGAGCTTTAATTACGAAGCCTGCGATTATCCTTGCTGATGAACCGACCGGAAATCTTGATAGCAAGACCAGTGCAGATGTGTTAGGGCTTTTGAAGCATACCAGCGGAGAATTTAATCAGACCATTGTAATGATTACTCACAACAACGAGATCGCTCAACTCGCAGACCGCATTGTACGGATTGAAGATGGTAAAATTGTTGGCTAAAGGAGGTGGGAATTATGAATTATCCTTTTGAAAATGATACCAGTGCAGTAATTAAAAAATTAGCACGAAAAAGTGTGCGTTTTGATAAGAAGAAAAACTTATTTTGCCTTTCGGCAATTATTGTAGCCGTTGCTATGATAATGATGTCGTTGCTCACAGTGCAAAATATCATTTATCAAAATCAGAAAGAAATCGAAGGATTACATCAAGGGATTTTCTTTGACATTACGCAGGACAGTAAAGAAAAGTTGTTAGCAAACGAAGAAGTAAAAAGTGTAGGACTTTCCTGTAATATCAAAACAGTGAAAGAAAATTCTAAAGAACTGTCTCTGATTTATTATGATGATGACATGCTTAGTTTGATTCCTGCCTTTGACGGAAAATATCCAGAGAAAGCAAGTGAAATTGCTGTTACAGATGCCTTTTTTGCCAGTGAAAATAAGTCTCCGGAAATCAACGCCATAGTTCAGTTGAATCTGGATGGTACTTTGAAGAATTATACTATTGTTGGTATTTATCATGATAAAACTTCTAACGCTTATCCTGTTTTTGTTTCACTTGAAAAATGCCGGGAATTACGTGGAAATAACCTGCTTAATGGATATGTTTGGCTTGAAAATGCAGATACCCTTACAAAAGACGAAGCAACAGAAATATTATCTCAAATTTCAGAGGAGACTGGACTGAATAATTGGACAGTCAGCAGTTACTATGATTATGTAAATACAACTTTGTCCTTCAGTAATTATGCGGTATATGGTGTAGTTGCTGCCATTTTGTTTTTAGCTGCCGCACTTGTAATTTACAGCATTTTCTATATTTCGGTTGGACAAAAAGTTGCTGAGTTCGGACAGCTTCGGACAATAGGGGCAAGTAAAAAGCAAATTTATAAAATAGTTCTTAAACAGGGTTATATGCTTGCAGTTCCGGGGATTTTAATTGGTAGTATCATGGGAACGATCATCAGCTATTGTCTGCAATCAAAAGGCTGGTCAGTATTTGCATTTATTGTTTCTCTATGTGGCGCATGCCTTTTTGGAATACTGCTTGTTTATATTAGTGTTCGTAAACCAGCAAAAATTGCAGCGAATACTTCTCCAATTTCCGCCCTGAAAAATCCAGTGGGAATTGTAAATTACCGCACTCACAAAAGACATCGTATTACGCCTGTATATTTAGCGAAAATCAGCTTTTCCAGAAACAGAAAAAAATCTCTATTGACCATTTTATCATTGGGACTGTGCGGAGTTATATTTTTCCTTGCAGCAAGTTATCAGAGTTCTTTTAATGCCGAGAGTATGGCTCGTTATTGGGATATGAAGTACGGAGATTTCAAAATCAGCATTGATTTAGAAAACGAAAGTGAAAATTTGGATGCTCTCTTGCAGAAAGAATATTTTTCTGATTATGTAAAGCGTGTTGGAGATATAGAGGGAGTTAGCAATATATTTACTTATGCTACCGTACCAGTTGATTTCTCAACAGACAATGATATTTCAGATAGCACCTTGATGCTCGGCTATAATGAAAAGGATTTGGCGTCGCTAAATGCAGCGGTTTTGTCTGGAAATATTACTGATGATACAGAATTAGTTGTAAGTGATCCCGAACGTATTTATGATGTTTACCATTGGAAACCTCAAATTGGGGATACTGTGACCTTTAATTTCAAAAATCATAGTGGTAAAACAATAACAAAAGCATTCAAAATTGGTGCAATCACTTCCAGCAATGATGGAATGGGTGGCTATATTTTCAGAATGCCGGAAAATATGCTCAAAGAACTTGCAGGTTATGACTGTACATACGCAATCGAAATACAAGCAGAAGCTGAATATCAGGAGATAATCGAGCAAGAACTCAAATTACTCGTTTCTGACAATAGGGATGTTCGCTTACAAACCCTTCAAGATTTTATTGTAGAACACCAATCAGACAATCGTGCAGGTTTTACATTAGCTTATGCGATTGCAGCCATCTTGTGGATATTTGCGGTCATCAATCAAATCAATCTTACTGTGACAAATCTTTTATCACAGAAACAGGAAATGGGCACACTAAAATCTATTGGTATGACAAATAAGCAGTTGAAGCAAGCATTTATGATGGAAGGTCTTTTTACTACTTTGATTGCATTGCTTATAACTGCTGTTGTTGGAATCCCCGGCGGATATGCAATCGGTATATTTTTGAAAAATGCAGGCATGTCTACGGGATTTGTATTTCCGGTTGTTGCTTTTACTTTTTTTGCTGTTGCTATGTTTATGCTTGAAAGTTTGATGACAATATTGCTTATTCATTCATGGAAGAAGCAATCTGTTATTGCAATAATGCGAAATTGATGATAGAAAGCTTTTCATATCTCGGTCAGCTCCACAATTACATTACTCTGCTGATACAGCCAGTCCGTAAATTCTTTCGGGCTGGCTGTTCCTGTTTTTACAGCCTTTTTTCTCTGTAATACTTCTTTTCATACAGTAAATTTTCACTAGGCTGGTATGGAGTAATTTTACTGTCTATACAGTAAGTTGAAAATACTAATATGGTCTTTTTTCTAACCAAACTTTAAGATAACATCTAATTCCAACATATGCGCCCTGCGAAAGTACGAAAAGCAATAGAAGATTTACTGACAGTACTTTTTTGATTGATTCTCCAAAATAAATGACAATAGCAACACTTGTCAGTATCATTAGTAGAGTAATAACATCCCAACAGTTTTTCTTATATAATTCTATAACCTTTATTTCTATCAGTATCGCCAGCATCCCTGTTCCTGCCATACATATTCCTACAATCAATATTAGCAATAACCAATATACCATTCCGGCTATAAAAGCATTTGGAATTTTTGTACTAATCTGTGCCGCAGAATGCCCGGCATCAATCGTCCATCCGACAAAGGTTTGTATGAATGATGCTAAATCATTGAAGAATGATTTACAATCGACAAGGAACATATCTGACTGTACTGCTTGAAAAAGAGTGGTTGTCAACGAATACCATGCAAGAAGGAACAAGGTTGTTTGGAACATTACCGTTTTTGCTTTATACTGTCCTGCAAGTCGCTCTTTTTGTGTTTCGTATTTTGCTTTTGCATTCTGATAGGCTGTCCGGTTACAGGCTTCACATTTTTCATAGAGTACCGGCTTTTCTACCGGTATTTCTACGATTTTCTGATGTGTCCGGGCATAATCCCGTTCCTGTGTTAAATAGCATATTTTATCTTGACATTCCTCTATCATGACGTTTGCGCTTCGCAACTTCTCTTTCTCGATCCGCAATGCTCTGTCTGCCAGCTTCAAGTCGTTCTTTAATGCTTGAATATTCCCGGCTCTGTTCTCTTTGTTTAATTTCTCGTTCAAGGTCAGAGATTCGCTGAGCTGCGTCTTCAGTTCCACGATAAGCTGTTCTTTCTGTTCTAGTTCTTCTTGTATCTCCTCGGTC
This window of the Mediterraneibacter butyricigenes genome carries:
- a CDS encoding ABC transporter ATP-binding protein; translation: MSILQTIDLKKYYGTEPNITRALNGVNFTVEQGEFVAVVGTSGSGKSTLLHMMGGLDTPTSGSVIVRGEELAKKNDDELTIFRRRNIGFIFQNYNLVPILNVYENIVLPVELDGDTVDQKFMDEVVYMLALEDKLENMPNNLSGGQQQRVAIARALITKPAIILADEPTGNLDSKTSADVLGLLKHTSGEFNQTIVMITHNNEIAQLADRIVRIEDGKIVG
- a CDS encoding ABC transporter permease; this translates as MNYPFENDTSAVIKKLARKSVRFDKKKNLFCLSAIIVAVAMIMMSLLTVQNIIYQNQKEIEGLHQGIFFDITQDSKEKLLANEEVKSVGLSCNIKTVKENSKELSLIYYDDDMLSLIPAFDGKYPEKASEIAVTDAFFASENKSPEINAIVQLNLDGTLKNYTIVGIYHDKTSNAYPVFVSLEKCRELRGNNLLNGYVWLENADTLTKDEATEILSQISEETGLNNWTVSSYYDYVNTTLSFSNYAVYGVVAAILFLAAALVIYSIFYISVGQKVAEFGQLRTIGASKKQIYKIVLKQGYMLAVPGILIGSIMGTIISYCLQSKGWSVFAFIVSLCGACLFGILLVYISVRKPAKIAANTSPISALKNPVGIVNYRTHKRHRITPVYLAKISFSRNRKKSLLTILSLGLCGVIFFLAASYQSSFNAESMARYWDMKYGDFKISIDLENESENLDALLQKEYFSDYVKRVGDIEGVSNIFTYATVPVDFSTDNDISDSTLMLGYNEKDLASLNAAVLSGNITDDTELVVSDPERIYDVYHWKPQIGDTVTFNFKNHSGKTITKAFKIGAITSSNDGMGGYIFRMPENMLKELAGYDCTYAIEIQAEAEYQEIIEQELKLLVSDNRDVRLQTLQDFIVEHQSDNRAGFTLAYAIAAILWIFAVINQINLTVTNLLSQKQEMGTLKSIGMTNKQLKQAFMMEGLFTTLIALLITAVVGIPGGYAIGIFLKNAGMSTGFVFPVVAFTFFAVAMFMLESLMTILLIHSWKKQSVIAIMRN
- a CDS encoding DUF6040 family protein, with protein sequence MIEECQDKICYLTQERDYARTHQKIVEIPVEKPVLYEKCEACNRTAYQNAKAKYETQKERLAGQYKAKTVMFQTTLFLLAWYSLTTTLFQAVQSDMFLVDCKSFFNDLASFIQTFVGWTIDAGHSAAQISTKIPNAFIAGMVYWLLLILIVGICMAGTGMLAILIEIKVIELYKKNCWDVITLLMILTSVAIVIYFGESIKKVLSVNLLLLFVLSQGAYVGIRCYLKVWLEKRPY